Proteins from a single region of Cyanobium sp. ATX 6F1:
- a CDS encoding uroporphyrinogen-III synthase has product MDAPDHDSGGTNAAGALAGRRIAVTRAERQLGEARRLFEAAGAEVLDLPALVIGPPDEWGPLDDALADWDSFHWLILSSTNGVEAVQARLERRGQALAHRPRSLKIAAVGRKTAARLEELGAAADFVPPEFVADSLLENFPVSGWGLRLLLPRVQSGGRTVLAEAFAAAGARVVEVAAYESRCPAGLPTATLAALERGQVDAITFSSGKTVRHTCSMLEQAFGSCWRARLDPLAVVSIGPQTSQVCRNLLGRLDAEASPHDLAGLVEACALALKGSD; this is encoded by the coding sequence GTGGACGCCCCCGACCACGACTCGGGAGGGACCAATGCCGCCGGGGCCCTCGCTGGCCGGCGCATCGCGGTGACCCGGGCCGAACGGCAACTGGGGGAAGCCCGGCGGCTGTTCGAGGCGGCCGGGGCCGAAGTGCTGGATCTGCCTGCCCTGGTGATCGGCCCCCCCGATGAATGGGGCCCATTGGATGATGCCCTGGCTGATTGGGACAGCTTCCACTGGCTGATCCTCTCCAGCACCAATGGCGTGGAGGCGGTGCAGGCACGGCTGGAGCGCCGGGGCCAGGCCCTGGCCCACCGTCCCCGCAGCCTCAAGATCGCTGCGGTGGGCCGCAAGACGGCCGCCCGACTCGAGGAGCTGGGGGCAGCGGCGGACTTCGTGCCCCCGGAGTTCGTGGCCGACAGCCTGCTGGAGAACTTCCCGGTTTCAGGCTGGGGCCTGCGGCTGCTGTTGCCCCGGGTGCAGAGCGGAGGACGCACCGTGCTGGCGGAGGCCTTTGCGGCCGCTGGTGCCCGGGTGGTTGAGGTGGCCGCCTACGAGTCCCGCTGCCCTGCGGGCCTGCCGACGGCGACGCTGGCGGCCCTGGAGCGGGGCCAGGTGGATGCGATCACCTTCAGCAGCGGCAAGACCGTGCGCCACACCTGCTCGATGCTGGAGCAGGCCTTTGGATCGTGCTGGAGAGCACGGCTGGACCCACTGGCCGTGGTCTCGATCGGCCCCCAGACCAGTCAGGTGTGCAGAAACCTGCTGGGGCGGCTGGATGCCGAAGCCTCCCCCCACGATCTCGCCGGCCTCGTGGAGGCCTGCGCGCTGGCCCTCAAAGGGTCAGATTGA
- a CDS encoding TPR domain-containing glycosyltransferase, giving the protein MLSLSMIVRDEAERLGACLEAVQGFVDEMVIIDTGSSDSTVAIARAQGAVVHELPWPGDFAPARNQALEHVSGDWVLVLDADEQLRPEARSPLRALMAQPNVLLINLLRHELGSQQSPYSSVSRLFRRHPAIRWSRAYHAMVDDSVSELLAAEPHWRLADCPEPALLHSGYRPELLASGNKAARLREAMERELLERPGDPYVCAKLGGLEISTGNRARGLELLERGLVHCPTGAHPERYELLLHLAMARSAADPAAAEALYRQALEQPLNPRLTLAARLNLAAQLLEQGRPEEAERLTETATAVAPEVALGWYNLGLIRRRQGDIAGALGAYGRALELAPDYAEAQQNLAVAQLLGGNIDAARASFRRAIALLQQQGRGEEAGKLREQAGAMVKLEA; this is encoded by the coding sequence ATGCTCAGCCTCTCGATGATCGTGCGCGACGAGGCGGAGCGCCTTGGCGCCTGTCTTGAGGCGGTCCAGGGCTTTGTCGATGAGATGGTGATCATCGACACCGGCTCAAGCGACAGCACGGTGGCCATCGCCCGCGCCCAGGGCGCCGTGGTGCACGAACTCCCCTGGCCCGGGGATTTCGCTCCCGCACGCAACCAGGCCCTCGAGCATGTGAGCGGCGACTGGGTGCTGGTGCTCGATGCCGATGAGCAGCTGCGGCCCGAAGCCCGCTCGCCGCTGCGGGCCCTGATGGCCCAGCCCAACGTGCTGCTGATCAACCTGCTCCGCCACGAGCTGGGCTCCCAGCAGTCGCCCTATTCCAGCGTCAGTCGCCTGTTCCGGCGCCATCCGGCGATCCGCTGGAGCCGGGCCTACCACGCCATGGTGGACGACAGCGTCAGCGAACTGCTGGCCGCCGAGCCCCACTGGCGGCTCGCGGACTGCCCCGAACCGGCCCTGCTGCACTCCGGCTACCGGCCCGAACTGCTGGCCAGCGGCAACAAGGCCGCTCGCCTGCGCGAGGCGATGGAGCGGGAGTTGCTTGAGCGACCGGGTGACCCCTACGTCTGCGCCAAGCTTGGCGGCCTGGAGATCAGCACAGGCAACCGCGCGCGCGGTCTGGAGTTGCTGGAAAGGGGGCTGGTGCACTGCCCCACCGGGGCCCACCCGGAACGCTACGAACTGCTGCTGCACCTGGCGATGGCCCGCAGCGCCGCCGATCCCGCCGCCGCCGAAGCCCTCTACCGCCAGGCCCTGGAGCAGCCCCTGAACCCGCGCCTCACCCTGGCGGCCCGGCTCAACCTGGCGGCCCAGTTGCTTGAGCAGGGTCGCCCCGAAGAGGCGGAGCGCCTCACCGAAACGGCCACGGCGGTGGCCCCCGAGGTGGCCCTGGGCTGGTACAACCTCGGCCTGATCCGGCGGCGCCAGGGGGACATCGCCGGTGCGCTGGGGGCCTACGGGCGCGCGCTGGAGCTGGCTCCCGACTACGCCGAAGCCCAGCAGAACCTGGCGGTGGCCCAGCTGCTGGGGGGCAACATCGACGCGGCCCGCGCAAGCTTCCGCCGGGCGATCGCCCTGCTGCAGCAGCAGGGACGTGGCGAGGAAGCCGGAAAACTGCGCGAGCAGGCGGGCGCCATGGTCAAGCTGGAGGCCTGA